From the Perca flavescens isolate YP-PL-M2 unplaced genomic scaffold, PFLA_1.0 EPR50_1.1_unplaced_scaf_6, whole genome shotgun sequence genome, the window aaaacaaagcaatccagcttccctggccgaaatagaccgaaataatatcattaaaagaaatacatataaaccgtgataagatctggtgaataaatgttgattaaaacagcgattattgggctaaaaataccaataatatcaaagctgtatccagcttatctgctgctgcagccgagtggcagaaagtttcgtgctgGGATTACGTAaaatgcttctcattgaaatacattagtataaaaaacgtgaccccaacacgtaaatcttcacaattggtatcacgttctaatagatttaatttcgtaatgccatcacgaactgacgtgagactgggttggaggAGCAGGAGCAGGGAACTCCTGCCATTTAGTAACGCGGTTACAAGTGACGagttaccatcctgctcggccgccctctccccatcaagtTCTCCCGTAGCCCCCccacaccagcaaggcaagtagtgtcttaacgttattagtgtctgtctttctgtatgCAGGGGGaacctgaatacatttttttggcttattttaactggcccatccagttttctggaggcccacctaAATCCTGGCGCTAATAGTGCCTGCCACACACCGGCTGAATGAGTGCGGATTTTAAGTTGCGGCTTTCGTCGCAgtttgtgactttgcctgagattgagtgacaagtgtaGGCTActccatttacagtatataaggtGTACTTGTGTACTCCggtgtactcgccctgttgtttatctggttgctatgactttgcgagtgatgactcctgtcactgttccagttgaggggagagagaggatgacagttcgcttgagttcagtagagcagggatcttcaacggggggtccgggacccctagtgGGTCCTCAGAATCAaagcaggggggcctccaaattattgttaattttcaaaagttttttaaagtattagcaaatatatatccccactgatgataggctatCTGGCCTATAGGagaggtagtcactaaggccatacACAtctacagttaatcctaaggattaactttgccacatgtatgtttgttgagagaaaatcccgcacactgaccattacgtaagcaaattatttattttgaaaaatacaacgtttcggtcccagaccttcatcaggtacatgtatgtttaacatgaaaataagatatataaaagcatgccaccaattattaggctatttgaatagcttggCAAAAAAAGCTCTAGCGCCCTACAGGTTAtggtaggcccagtttaataatATGCAACTTacttttatacaatatatgtagtagggggtccctgtgccatctctctttcagttaaggggtcctttgcTTTCAAAACGTTGAAGGCCCCTGCAGTAGAGCACACGGCTCTGTAGAGTCATGttattatgactttatatactacatgtacatagcggaaaccctgttgtgcgtctgccctattacTGATACTGTGGCGGCcgaaatcaacatagaggaaacacagcTTTTgcgcctattattattattattattattattattattattataatagctacatgttgaatcggctgcagggctactctgacagtttttttatttttataaagatacccattttataataggcctacccataatacttttatagcaatgcccataataatttggaatatttttagttttctctttccttttatttttactgcacaacctCCTGGCCccctgtggtggcaaattttattttaaccatttgtttaatgatattcaccatttgtttaaagattgttttaaaccttcacaaaatcctgttccttcctatagacttaaaggcaccagtgagagagctggccttgtagactgtgagcaatagcataagttattttcgctaaagaattgcagctcctcatttgtttatttcttgcagataaagtgaagaaggctataacactgtgtgaaccgtatctctttctgtctcctgagataagcaggtatttagtctaatgtaggagacacaggagcagaatggaaggttgtaaaatcatctgactgtctatggtattttttagaaaagtggcagcatgctaaagctatttgaagaggggtggcttaacggagtttctccactataagatgttttgaaaaacattttcagttgtgctgcatgaacctttgaaactgtgttttctccatttgcaaatgttaataaatactcaaagaccaaactttggtttaattctcaaacagtcgttatttgttttgattttatcatgaatatcactaactctgctgcttcaaggaaaacttccacgaCACCCCATTATgaaaacctttggcctaggctatttcattatattttatccagcacaaagaaatgctgaattaaataaacattttttttatttgtacgaATTTATGTGTCATTTATTAGATCAGACCCCCATCCCCACCCAAACCCCTGCCGCCAAAATCTCACTCTTAACtctgttcaaaacttgagagcTCTGCAAAAATAACAGCCATGAAAATAAACCAGTAATATCTCCTTGAGATAATCACTGGTACAATGTATATGAGGAACACAATAAATGCTCCAGCAGAAATGGTGCAGTCAACCCACAACAATCATCACCATAGCCGAGTAGAGCACAACCCACGTTCACTGTTCTTTTTGATATTTCACACCTTATATGTAGCTTAACATAAGAAAAAATTTGACCCCTTCCTACTtcactcaaacacaagaaaatggTCATTGTGGGCCTCCCAACATACTTACGTTTCAGTTTCACAATTGGACAAGCCCCCACTTATTATGCCCAGCTTGTTCAAGGGCATAACCTAACACAAAGAAGGGAGGTCCACAATACGAGTTAAGTAAACAAGTTAATTCATTAAAACATCTCAACTGAAGTAAACTACTGTTTGTACAGTCAGCAATCAGTAGTGTGGTGTGGGTTGTTGGGGGCTATGGAATTGTAAATGTTAACTTAACCTTAAACACAATCCAACTAAACAAAACTAAGTTGGGTGTCTGAAAGGCACCAGCCTTCCAGACGAGAGCAAGAACCAGCCTTTATGGAATCACCCAGTTTATATAGACTCCACACAGGTAAGGCCAATCCCTTAACGATTTGGGAGGAGCCAGTCAATCAGGGCCAACTGATCTCTGGAACAGAGACAGGCCAAAACAGGTAGTCATACACTGGAATAGCCAATTCAGCACATTAATTTGTTGCTGAATTGAAACTGAAGTATCTTTGTGAAAACTGAACAATATACTGAACCTTTGgatgttaatttattttattttattttcagaaaatgGGTACCATTTCATTGTTCTTTGTCTTGTGTGGTCAATCAATAATGCATTAATTTCTGCTTCCTGTTCAAATCTGGTCTCCCCTGTTTCTGGTCCATCGTAATTTCTACTACTTATTAATTTCTTAAATTACCTCCACAACCAGTAGTTTGAGGAGCTAACCAGTGTGCAGGCATTAGACGGTGAGCTGGTGGCCTCCGTGCCTACATGCCTCCGTCTATTTCCAGTGGAATGTCAGGAGCTCTTGTGTCCTTTCACCGAGACTTGGTTAGATCATTTTCCTGTGTGCCCTCTGATGGCCATGTACTAAtttatgatgaatcatgcaGAAGTTTAAGGAACTGATGAGAAAACATTGACTGGAATTGTAACTCTTACAAATTCATGTACACATTTGATTGAcacatttgattgattgattgacatcaAAATCACTTCATATACCTTTACCTTGTGTTTATCTCTATGTGGACAGACATAATGTGAGCTAATTCTTCCTGATTACACCACAGAGGAGACCAGGAGAGCTCAGAGGTTCCCAGTGGTCAGTCTGCCCAGCAGCATCAAACATACCTGGACTCCATATTTATGGTCTGTACATGTACAACAACTACTTTTACATCTACTCTGTTCACAATCATCTCCATGCTGCTCTTTTTAGACCAGTGGATTGTCAGTCTGTCCAGCATGGGTTTGCTTCCATGATTTCAGTTTATTTGTCATTCATATAATCTTCTGTTCCAGATGCTGGAGGAGGACATTGACACTTTTGTGAAGAACGAGCTGAAGAAGATCCAAAAGGTTCTGAGTCCAGATAACCCAGAATGCTTAGAGAGTAAAAGGCAGGATGAAGAGGAGTTGGAGGGTGAggatgaagagcagaggaggagcaACAGCGAGGCATTTCTGAAgatcacactgcacttcctgaggAGAATGAAGCAGGAGCCGCTGGCTGACCATCTGCAGAGCAGTAAGAGGATTTATCTAAAGATTTACCATGCTGGATGAATGGGACATTTACTAATGTCTCAAAATATTTACCAAAATATATTCATGTACTCATTCTCTGAGGaatttttgaaatatgttcttTAACTTATTGATCTTCTttgttgtgtgttcattcaGGAAGTACTAATGGAGTTTGTAAGCGTAAACTCAAATGTAAGATGCAGAAgaagttccagtgtgtgtttgaagggattgctaaagcaggaaacTCAACCCTTCTGAATCGGGTATTCACAGATATCCACATCACAAGGGGAGGTACTGCAGAGGTCAATGatgaacatgaggtcagacagattgaaacagcatccaggaaaccagacagacaagaaacaacaatcagacaagaagacatctttaaagccccacctggaagagatgaaacaatcagaacagtgatgacaaagggagtggctggcatcgggaaaacagtcttaacacagaaattcactctggactgggctgaagacaaagccaaccaggacatccagttcacatttccattcactTTCAGAGAGCTCAATGTGCTGAAATTAGAAAAGTAtagcttggtggaacttgttgattacttctttagtgaaaccaaagaagcaggaatctgcagATTTGAAGAGGTCGTGTTCATCTTTgacggtctggatgagtgtcgacttcctctggacttccacaacactgagatcctgactgatgttacagagtccacctcagtgggtgtgctgctgacaaacctTATCAGGGGGACACTGCTTCCCActgctcgcctctggataaccacacgacctgcagcagccagtcagatccctcctgagtatgttgacatggtgacagaggtcagagggttcactgacccacagaaggagcagtacttcaggaagagattcgAAGATAAGGAGGAAgccagcagaatcatctcccacatcaagacatcacgAAGCCTCGGGatcatgtgccacatcccagtcttctgctggatcactgctacagttctggaggatgtgttgaagaccagagagggaggagagctgcccaagaccctgactgagatgtacatccacttcctggtggttcagtccaaagTGAAGAACATCAAGTATGATGGAGGAGCTGAGACAGATCCACACTGGAATAAAAAGAGCAGGAAGATGATCAagtctctgggaaaactggcttttgaacagctgcagaaaggcaacctgatcttctatgaatcagacctgacagagtgtgGCATTGATATAAGAGCAGCATCAGTGTAttcaggagtgttcacacagatctttaaagaggagagaggactgtaccAGGGCAACGTGTTCTGCTTcgtccatctgagtgttcaggagtttctggctgctcttcatgtccatctgacattcatcaactctggagtcaacctACTGACAGATGGACATACAACATCCTGGCTATCTAAAATCTtcagaaacaaaacaagtttctaccagagtgctgtggacaaggccttacagagtccaaatggacacctggacttgttcctccgcttcctcctgggtctttcactgcagaccaatcagaCTCTCTTACGAGGTCTgctgacacagacaggaagtgaatcacagaccaatcagaaaacagttgagtacatcaagaagaagatcagtgagaatctgtctgcagagagaagcatcaatctgttccactgtctgaatgaactgaatgatcgtTCTCTAGTGGAGCAGATCCAACAGTCCCTGATGTCAGGAAGTCTCGCCACAgataaactgtctcctgctcagtggtcagctctggtcttcatcttactgtcatcagaaaaAGATCTGGatgtgtttgacctgaagaaatactctgcttcagaggaggctcttctgaggctgctgccagtggtcaaagcctccacCAAAGCTCtgtatgtgcacacacaacTATCCAGATTAAAGTTTTAAGTTTTTCTTTATtgagaaaaaatgacaaaatttgctgtaattgttcttcatatttgctttttttcttcaggCTGAGTgactgtaacctgtcagagagaagctatgaagctctgtcctcagttctcagctcccagtcctctagtctgagagagctggacctgagtaacaacgagCTGCGGGATTCAGGAGTAAAGCTGGTGTTGGCTGGACTAAACAGTCCAAACTGTACactggaaactctcaggttAGTGTACTCTCATTTGCATATTGATGTGTCTACGTGCACGTGCGTGAGTACTCATTAGACTCTCAGGTTCGTATACCACTATTTGAAAATGATGACCTTCATgatctgttttttgtttcataTCAAACATTGAATGGACTTATCATCTGATCATTTTCAGACTAAGTgactgtaacctgtcagagagaagctatgaagctctgtcctcagttctcagctcccagtcctgtagtctgagagagctggacctgactAACAAcgacctgcaggattcaggagtgaagctggtATCGGCTGGACTAAACAGTCCAAACTGTACCCTGGAATCTCTCAGGTTAGTGTACTCTCATTTGCATATTGACGTGTTTACGTGCACGTGCGCGAGTACTCATTAGACTCTCAGGTTCGTATACCACTATTTAAAATGATGACCTTCATGATCTGTTATTTGTTTCATATTAATCATTGAATGGACTTATCATCTGATCATTTTCAGACTaagtggctgtaacctgtcagagagaagctgtaaagctctgtcctcagttctcagctcccagtcctctagtttgagagagctggacctgagcaaCAATGAGCTGccggattcaggagtgaagctgatGTCTACTAGACTGAAGAGTCCACGCTGCAgactggaaactctcaggttAATATACCACTATTTGTGATTGTACAATCATGAGCTGCTAAACTGTTATTTTCATGATGTATGAGTTATTGAATGCacttttcatttaattatttttaggttaagtggctgtaacctgtcagagagaagctgtgaagatctgtcctcagttctcagctcccagtcctctagtctaagagagctggacctgagtaacaacgacctgcaggattcaggagtggaGCTGGTTTCTTCTGGATTAAAGACTCCACACTGTAGACTGGAATCGCTCAGGTTAATATACCACTATTTGTGATCGTAAAATGATGACCCTCTTAACTGTTATTTTCGTCATGTATTAGTTATTgaatgtactttttatttaattatgtttAGGTTaagtggctgtaacctgtcagagagatgCTGTGGAGcgctgtcctcagttctcagctcccagtcctctagtctgagaaggctggacctgagtaacaacaacctgcaggattcaggagtgaagctggtGTCTACTGGACTAAAGAGTCCACAATGCAGACTAAAAACTCTCGGGTCAGGATTCAAATATTTGTCAAAGTTTACACACTAAGCATTGAATGACTTTATGTATTTGATTCATGAATTGAATGACTAAAGATCCTCTTCAGGTTGAAACTGGTACAAAAAATGAGTAACCTTTGCCTGGGCAGTTCACTGTGCATGTGGACCTTGGACTTCTTCAGTAATAGACCACAGAACATACGGATGGGGAAGCATCCATCATCCACCCTCATACTCAACACAGGCACACCCCAGGTCTGCGTCCTCAGCCCCCTCCTTTATTCCATATTTACACATGACTGCTCTCCAATTCACCCCAATAACACCATTGTCAAATTCGCTAACGACAACAACATTGTAAGCCTGATATCTGACAACAATGAGGCAGCCTACAGAGAGGAGGTTCAACATTTGACAAACTGGTGTCTTCGAAATAACCTGGACATAAACACTTCCAAAACCAAGGAAATTATAAAGGACTTTAGAAGATCAAGGCGCACTGAGCACTCTGCCCTCTCCATTAATGGAGAGGAAGTAGAGAGGATGGAAAGCTTTAAATTCCTTGGTGTGCACATCTCGGATGACCTCACCTGGACTATGCACATTTCTCACCAGGTGGGAAAGGCACAACAGAGGCTCTATTTTCTAAGGAAGCTAAAACTTGCTCACCTCCCTCTGCACCTGCTGACCAACCTTTACCAGTCAGTGATAGAGAGCATACTACCTATTGTTGCAATGTGTGGTTTTCCAACAGCACAAAAGAATAGGGAGGACCTGGTTAGGGCTGCTGAGCGCATCATTGCCTTCACTCACAGACATCTACTATGGTAGACTGCAGAAGAAAGCCAGTTGTATATTCAAGGACATTACACACTCTGGTCACTCTCTGTTCTCTCCACTGCCCTCTGGTAGGAGATTCAGGTCCATCAAGTCCAAATCAAACAGGTTAAAAAACAACTTCTATCCAAAATCTGTCAAATCCATAACACCAAATGGCCACTGAAAAAATAACTGCTATCACACCTGTGACTGTTCTGTTCGTGCATGTTGCCGGTTTGTCTATCTATTAGCACTGTATGTACTTTCATCTACTCTAATCCCTAATGCAACGTTTTAACTTAAATCTAATTATTTTATCCtggcatgtttttttaatgttgtaaACTTCTTTTTGTTGTCTGTAAAGCAATGACAAGTaaactattctattctattctattctaggttgagtggctgtaacctgtcagagagaagctgtggagCTCTGTcttcagttctcagctcccagtcctctagtctgagagagctggacctgagtaacaacgagctgcaggattcaggagtcaAGCTGGTGTCTACTGGACTAAAGAGTCCGCACTGCAGACTAAAAACTCTCAGGTTAGGATTCAAATATTATTAGAAGTTTACCCACTAAGCCTTGAATGGCTTTATGTATTTAACTTTGGAATGGACTGACTAAATATCCTTTTCAGTTTGAGTgactgtaacctgtcagagaaaAGCTGTggagctctgtcctcagttctcagctcccagtgctctagtctgagagagctggacctgagtgaCAAcgacctgcaggattcaggagtggaGCTGGTGTCCACTGGACTAGAGAGTCCACATTGCAGAGTGGAAACTCTTAGGTTAGTGTATTATATTTGTATCCAGTTCAATACGAGGCTTATCCCAGCTATGTTGAATGGATTATGTAGGAATTACGGTTGTTTCCAAGATTTTATGCATCTATTTCTATTGGGACCTGCAGATTCAATATTTCAAACtaaattgtttgtgtgtgtgtgtgtgtgtgtgtgtgtgtagtctgtcaggctgtctgGTCTCAGAGGAAGGCTGTACTTCTCTGGCCTCAGCTCTTAGCTCCAACCGCTCCCATATGAGAGTTctggacctgagctacaatcatccaggagactcaggagtgaagctgctgtCAGCTGGACTTAATGATCCAAActggagactggacactctcagGTTTGAACAGATGGACAACACTGTTCTTATGTCACTAACTGATGAACTCTGGCTGGGTTGTGTTTAATGGAGGATCTGAGAAAGCTTTTGAATTTTCTGTCCATCACTTAAGCCAGTGAGAGCAAGGAACAAGAATGGGCTCAGCCAACCCAAACATGAGTTAAGAAAATATGTTCAGCCAATGATAAAAATAGCACAAAAATATGAATGCTGTTTCTAACTTGTGACTTGCATGCTGCCCACTGCCCCGTCTTCTCGTCATGTtgaggcacaaacacacactcacactctgaCAGATCCAAGTAGGCTTAAGTGATTTGGT encodes:
- the LOC114552050 gene encoding NLR family CARD domain-containing protein 3-like codes for the protein MKSDGSVTPYNFKDGHWVDKRRNLKEPEPSCVSMKSDWSMAPPLFFKDGRHSVDQRRNLKEPEPSCVSMKSDWSMAPPLFFKDGRHSVDQRRNLKEPEPSCVSMKSDWSMAPPLFFKDGHHSLDQRRNLKEPEPSCVSMKSDWSMAPPLFFKDGRHSVDQRGDQESSEVPSGQSAQQHQTYLDSIFMMLEEDIDTFVKNELKKIQKVLSPDNPECLESKRQDEEELEGEDEEQRRSNSEAFLKITLHFLRRMKQEPLADHLQSRSTNGVCKRKLKCKMQKKFQCVFEGIAKAGNSTLLNRVFTDIHITRGGTAEVNDEHEVRQIETASRKPDRQETTIRQEDIFKAPPGRDETIRTVMTKGVAGIGKTVLTQKFTLDWAEDKANQDIQFTFPFTFRELNVLKLEKYSLVELVDYFFSETKEAGICRFEEVVFIFDGLDECRLPLDFHNTEILTDVTESTSVGVLLTNLIRGTLLPTARLWITTRPAAASQIPPEYVDMVTEVRGFTDPQKEQYFRKRFEDKEEASRIISHIKTSRSLGIMCHIPVFCWITATVLEDVLKTREGGELPKTLTEMYIHFLVVQSKVKNIKYDGGAETDPHWNKKSRKMIKSLGKLAFEQLQKGNLIFYESDLTECGIDIRAASVYSGVFTQIFKEERGLYQGNVFCFVHLSVQEFLAALHVHLTFINSGVNLLTDGHTTSWLSKIFRNKTSFYQSAVDKALQSPNGHLDLFLRFLLGLSLQTNQTLLRGLLTQTGSESQTNQKTVEYIKKKISENLSAERSINLFHCLNELNDRSLVEQIQQSLMSGSLATDKLSPAQWSALVFILLSSEKDLDVFDLKKYSASEEALLRLLPVVKASTKALLSGCNLSERSCEDLSSVLSSQSSSLRELDLSNNDLQDSGVELVSSGLKTPHCRLESLRLSGCNLSERSCGALSSVLSSQSSSLRELDLSNNELQDSGVKLVSTGLKSPHCRLKTLSLSDCNLSEKSCGALSSVLSSQCSSLRELDLSDNDLQDSGVELVSTGLESPHCRVETLSLSGCLVSEEGCTSLASALSSNRSHMRVLDLSYNHPGDSGVKLLSAGLNDPNWRLDTLRMDHGGPQRLRPGVRKYVCELELDTNTVYKHLKLSYNNRKVTYVEENHSYPVHPDRFDSCPQLLCRDGLTGRGYWEVERRGWVHISVSYRGITRRGNSYDCWFGGNDQSWSLICSDVGYSVCHNTIRTDLTSSSVSNRVAVYVDCPAGTLSFYTVSSDSLIHLHTFNTTFTEPLYPGFRLCSGSSVSLCPLQAL